The Microscilla marina ATCC 23134 nucleotide sequence CATGTAATACTCAAGTGAAGGCAAGCGCATATACGCTTTTTGCTTTTCGTTTTTGTCATAGCCTTGGGTAGACTTAGAGAGGACTTCTGCCACCAGAGAAGGGTGTTTTACATACACTTCTTGGTCGTTTTCTACATCATTGGCATCACAGGTAAC carries:
- a CDS encoding Uma2 family endonuclease, yielding VTCDANDVENDQEVYVKHPSLVAEVLSKSTQGYDKNEKQKAYMRLPSLEYYMLIEQNTCEIELYSRQKDLWSYTLYNAPNQVIALPKLNLSLKVSDIYKRVKFD